Proteins found in one Miscanthus floridulus cultivar M001 chromosome 4, ASM1932011v1, whole genome shotgun sequence genomic segment:
- the LOC136551766 gene encoding putative laccase-9, which yields MGGVAKMTAAGLCWLLLGVVLAFGVAAASPETRYDFVIKETTVTRLCHEKTILAVNGQFPGPTIYARKGDVVVVNVCNQGSKNITVHWHGVDQPRNPWSDGPEYITQCPIQPGASFTYRIIFTEEEGTLWWHAHSDYDRATVHGAIVISPKDGSVYPYPTPHGEVPIILGEWWNADVEQVLLEAKRTGGDVNVSDANTINGQPGDYAPCSKNDTFRMPVEHSKTYLLRIINAGLTTDMFFAVAGHRLTVVGTDGRYLKPFTVDNIMISSGQTMNVLLEANRATNGSGDNSCYYMAASPFFTVLMYDEKITTAILEYTDAPPCTGPPDSPDLPGAHDVTAATAYTAQLRSLVTKEHPIDVPMVVDEHMLVTISAGTLPCEANKTCDGPLGGRIAASLNSISFVAPAIDILDAYYDSISGVYEPDFPDRPPLLFNITASKSPQELQLMKRGTKVKVLEYGTVVEVVFQDALTAESHPMHLHGFSFYVVGRGFGKFDKDKDPATYNLVDPPYQNTVSVPPGGWAAMRFRAANPGVWFMHCHFDRHMVWGMNTVFIVKNGKTPDAQMMARPPNMPKC from the exons ATGGGCGGTGTTGCTAAGATGACGGCTGCAGGGCTCTGCTGGTTACTGCTAGGCGTGGTGTTAGCCTTTGGAGTTGCTGCAGCTAGCCCGGAGACTCGATACGACTTCGTT ataaAGGAGACGACGGTCACCCGGCTGTGCCACGAGAAGACCATCCTGGCCGTGAACGGGCAGTTCCCCGGGCCGACCATCTATGCGCGCAAGGGCGACGTGGTGGTGGTGAACGTGTGCAACCAGGGCAGCAAGAACATCACCGTCCACTGGCACGGCGTGGACCAGCCGCGGAACCCGTGGTCCGACGGGCCGGAGTACATCACGCAGTGCCCCATCCAGCCCGGCGCTAGCTTCACCTACCGCATCATCTTCACCGAGGAGGAGGGCACGCTGTGGTGGCATGCGCACAGCGACTACGACCGCGCCACCGTGCACGGCGCCATCGTCATTAGCCCCAAGGATGGCTCCGTCTACCCCTACCCCACACCGCACGGGGAGGTGCCCATCATCCTCGGCGAGTGGTGGAACGCCGACGTGGAGCAAGTTCTCCTGGAGGCCAAGCGGACCGGCGGCGATGTCAACGTCTCCGACGCCAACACCATCAACGGCCAGCCCGGCGACTACGCCCCGTGCTCCAAGAACGACACCTTCAGAATGCCGGTGGAGCACAGCAAGACGTACCTGCTCCGGATCATTAACGCGGGGCTCACCACCGATATGTTCTTCGCCGTCGCCGGGCACCGCCTCACGGTGGTGGGCACCGATGGCCGCTACCTCAAGCCGTTCACCGTCGACAACATCATGATCTCCTCCGGACAGACCATGAACGTGCTCCTCGAGGCCAACCGCGCCACCAATGGTTCAGGCGACAACAGCTGCTACTACATGGCTGCGAGCCCGTTCTTCACAGTACTCATGTACGATGAAAAAATCACCACGGCCATTCTGGAGTACACGGACGCGCCACCCTGCACGGGGCCACCAGACTCCCCCGACTTGCCGGGTGCCCACGATGTCACAGCGGCGACAGCGTACACAGCGCAGCTCCGGTCCCTGGTCACCAAGGAGCACCCGATCGATGTGCCAATGGTGGTCGACGAGCACATGCTCGTGACAATCTCCGCCGGCACCCTGCCCTGCGAGGCCAACAAGACGTGCGACGGCCCATTAGGCGGCCGCATCGCGGCAAGCCTGAACAGCATCAGTTTCGTGGCGCCGGCCATCGACATCCTCGACGCGTACTACGACTCCATCAGCGGCGTGTACGAGCCGGACTTCCCCGATAGGCCGCCCTTGTTGTTCAACATCACCGCCTCCAAATCACCGCAGGAGCTCCAGCTCATGAAGCGGGGCACCAAGGTGAAGGTGTTGGAGTACGGCACCGTGGTGGAGGTGGTGTTCCAGGACGCCCTCACCGCCGAGAGCCACCCCATGCACCTGCACGGCTTCAGCTTCTACGTGGTGGGCCGAGGGTTCGGTAAATTCGACAAGGACAAGGACCCGGCCACGTACAACCTGGTGGATCCGCCGTACCAGAACACCGTATCCGTGCCCCCTGGCGGCTGGGCTGCAATGCGCTTCCGTGCCGCAAATCCTG GTGTGTGGTTTATGCATTGCCACTTCGATCGTCACATGGTGTGGGGCATGAACACTGTGTTCATTGTGAAAAATGGCAAAACCCCAGACGCTCAAATGATGGCACGTCCTCCTAACATGCCCAAGTGCTAG